A single Mercenaria mercenaria strain notata chromosome 9, MADL_Memer_1, whole genome shotgun sequence DNA region contains:
- the LOC128559311 gene encoding uncharacterized protein LOC128559311, with protein sequence MENIICMYIDKGHIICMGDYNAELESEHGIFSLIDSRSGNKKKTDPNNYRAITLCSILLKLYENVVLLLLNSDDKLHLNPSQGGFQRNVSCVMTSLMLRENIGFAAENHSTLYACFLDAKQAFDRFWIDLLMLTIV encoded by the exons ATGGAGAatattatatgtatgtacatTGACAAAGGTCACATTATATGTATGGGTGACTACAATGCTGAACTTGAATCAGAACATGGAATATTTTCACTAATTGACTCAAGAA GTGGGAACAAGAAGAAGACGGACCCAAATAACTACAGGGCAATCACATTGTGTTCTATACTTCTCAAACTATATGAAAATGTTGTTCTCCTGCTCCTAAATAGTGACGATAAACTTCACCTTAATCCTTCACAAGGGGGTTTCCAGCGTAACGTTAGCTGTGTGATGACGTCACTAATGCTGCGTGAAAATATTGGTTTTGCTGCAGAGAACCACTCTACACTATATGCTTGTTTTCTGGACGCTAAACAGGCATTTGATCGCTTTTGGATTGATCTTCTCATGTTAACAATTGTATAA